From the Novosphingobium terrae genome, one window contains:
- a CDS encoding sigma-70 family RNA polymerase sigma factor, protein MEGEPLSDADFHREITAVIPHLRAFARMLCGDRDRADDLAQETLMKAWAARGRFVGGTSMRAWTYTILRHHYFGQMRRDRFVGNYDEAEAERVLNMHGSQEGRLEAADVLRALATLPAAQREVLVLVCVGGVSYEEIAEICGTPLGTVKSRIARARAALSAAIDSGVLPDARSSFVLKGEVLDAFFAELRKVAPDHILEQLAA, encoded by the coding sequence ATCGAGGGCGAGCCGCTCTCTGATGCCGACTTCCACCGCGAAATTACGGCTGTCATTCCTCACCTGAGGGCCTTTGCCCGCATGCTGTGCGGCGACAGGGATCGCGCGGATGATCTTGCCCAAGAAACGCTGATGAAAGCCTGGGCGGCACGAGGGCGTTTTGTCGGCGGCACAAGCATGCGCGCCTGGACCTATACCATCCTGCGTCATCATTATTTTGGCCAGATGCGCCGTGACCGCTTTGTCGGAAATTACGATGAGGCTGAGGCCGAACGCGTGCTCAACATGCACGGATCTCAAGAGGGCCGTCTGGAAGCGGCCGACGTGTTACGAGCGCTGGCCACTCTGCCTGCTGCGCAACGAGAGGTGCTGGTGCTGGTGTGTGTTGGGGGCGTTTCCTATGAGGAAATCGCTGAGATCTGCGGCACCCCACTTGGCACCGTAAAGAGCCGGATCGCGCGCGCGCGGGCAGCGCTTTCGGCGGCTATCGATAGTGGTGTGCTGCCCGACGCGCGGAGCAGCTTTGTGCTGAAGGGCGAGGTGCTCGACGCTTTCTTCGCTGAGCTTCGCAAGGTCGCACCGGACCATATTCTGGAACAGCTTGCGGCTTGA
- a CDS encoding mechanosensitive ion channel family protein — translation MEHRKKALSLVLALCLLGVAAGPAHAQIVTDAKLPVLEALQRDLGTGSSLLERQLDEPFTNSFGFPLLLAMLGIAIAVVWPVRLRLLKVYTTWLDRLALDKRLSVSATSVGNVVLTTLLVALSGQFLLWALEANLSLLPETLILAKALAIGIGIAGLGLGVGRALEAPDDPGDRPLQIPPGLEETVGHYPFAAGIMLGLTNLIDQTSRLLHATSTSWNLAQGAIALIEGIVVARFLILAGKAREREVEAATAAKKGPVVPAIFGMTAIVWIALAAAGIACLFDHIPFGILILQELLWSGLVLTIAWLLTGFLDALLAQLFDADRTVGRFATAVIGVRRSRVKQLALLASACLTVMVWLFAIGMVAAPLHSGHSIVIDQMRPLPLLNSVRSLDLSPRTIGMALLVLFIGIALTRMVRGWLEKRFLPSTTLDIGVRTSLVTGLSYFGILAALLGATNVLGVQLEKITLIASALSVGIGFGLQSIIQNFVSGVILLIERPVKPGDWVSVSGAEGTIRRIRVRATELATTDGGTAIVPNSSFISGNVSNQGNTRMAERLDLTLAVSGCSSPAAARQALLDLIADDDLPVRADPAPDVCLTTLGDGEWTFNLRLFAKPGANPRTARSDILLRLAAQSEAKGIKIKTS, via the coding sequence GTGGAACATCGAAAAAAGGCCCTTTCCCTGGTGTTGGCCCTTTGTCTGCTCGGTGTGGCTGCCGGACCCGCACATGCCCAGATCGTTACCGATGCCAAGCTTCCAGTGCTGGAAGCTCTCCAGCGGGACCTTGGTACGGGCTCGTCTCTTCTCGAGCGTCAGCTCGACGAACCTTTTACCAACAGTTTTGGTTTTCCTCTCCTCCTCGCAATGCTGGGTATCGCGATCGCGGTGGTTTGGCCTGTCCGCCTGCGACTTCTCAAGGTCTACACCACCTGGCTGGACAGGCTCGCGCTCGACAAGAGACTGTCGGTCAGCGCGACTTCAGTGGGGAACGTGGTTCTGACCACATTGCTGGTGGCGCTGTCAGGGCAGTTTTTGCTTTGGGCTCTTGAGGCCAATCTATCTCTTCTCCCCGAAACGCTGATCCTTGCAAAGGCACTGGCGATCGGCATCGGCATCGCCGGTCTTGGTCTGGGCGTCGGCAGAGCGCTCGAGGCTCCTGACGATCCGGGTGACCGGCCCCTTCAAATACCGCCGGGGCTTGAGGAAACTGTCGGGCACTATCCCTTCGCGGCGGGAATCATGCTCGGCCTGACGAATCTGATCGATCAGACGTCCAGACTGCTCCACGCGACAAGCACCAGTTGGAACCTTGCGCAAGGCGCGATCGCGTTGATTGAGGGCATCGTCGTGGCCCGCTTCCTCATTCTTGCGGGCAAAGCGCGGGAAAGAGAGGTCGAGGCCGCGACTGCCGCGAAAAAGGGGCCTGTGGTCCCTGCCATTTTTGGCATGACGGCCATTGTGTGGATCGCTCTCGCGGCCGCGGGCATTGCCTGTCTCTTTGACCATATCCCGTTCGGCATCCTTATTCTTCAGGAGTTGCTGTGGTCCGGCCTCGTGCTGACGATCGCCTGGCTCCTGACTGGTTTCCTTGACGCGCTCTTAGCTCAGCTCTTCGATGCTGATCGAACCGTCGGGCGTTTTGCAACAGCTGTGATTGGTGTTCGCCGTTCCCGCGTGAAGCAGCTAGCCTTGCTGGCGAGCGCGTGCCTGACTGTCATGGTCTGGCTCTTTGCCATTGGAATGGTGGCAGCACCTCTTCACAGTGGCCACTCCATTGTCATCGATCAGATGAGGCCGCTGCCGCTTCTCAACTCGGTGCGCTCGCTCGATCTCTCTCCGCGCACCATCGGCATGGCGCTGCTGGTTCTGTTCATCGGCATTGCGCTGACGCGCATGGTGCGTGGTTGGCTGGAGAAGCGGTTCCTGCCCTCAACCACGCTCGACATCGGCGTGCGCACCTCTCTGGTCACCGGCCTGAGCTACTTCGGCATCCTCGCCGCTCTGCTCGGTGCGACAAATGTGCTGGGCGTTCAGCTGGAGAAGATCACACTGATCGCCAGCGCCCTGTCGGTCGGCATCGGTTTTGGCCTGCAGTCAATCATCCAGAACTTTGTCTCGGGCGTCATTTTGCTGATCGAGCGCCCGGTCAAACCGGGGGATTGGGTTTCGGTATCCGGCGCGGAGGGCACGATCCGCAGGATACGCGTTCGCGCGACCGAACTGGCGACGACCGATGGAGGCACCGCCATTGTTCCCAACTCGTCCTTCATCTCCGGCAACGTCTCCAACCAGGGAAACACGCGCATGGCCGAAAGGCTGGATCTGACATTGGCCGTCAGCGGTTGCTCGAGCCCGGCGGCCGCGCGTCAGGCGCTCCTCGACCTTATCGCCGATGATGACCTGCCGGTCAGGGCTGACCCGGCGCCCGATGTATGCCTCACCACGCTGGGCGACGGAGAATGGACCTTCAATCTGAGGCTTTTTGCCAAGCCCGGTGCCAATCCGAGAACGGCGCGGAGCGACATCTTGCTTCGCCTCGCAGCCCAGAGCGAGGCCAAGGGCATCAAGATCAAAACAAGCTGA
- a CDS encoding SDR family oxidoreductase: MTDRLTLQDPRVQYPRPPFPRQPQPVPGLATQMDPKPDHGEKSYRGSGKLTGRKALVTGGDSGIGRAAAIAFAREGADVAIVYLPGEESDAKEVVALIEADGRKAVALPGDVTDEAFCRQLVANAVEGLGGLDVLVINAGRQQNREDISKVTSEDFDKTLKTNLYALHWIAQAAMPHLKAGASIITTASIQAYEPSAILLDYATTKAGIVAYTKALAKQTIEKGIRANVVAPGPFWTALQSSGGQPPEAVMKFGEESVYGRPGQPVEIAPVYVLLASQEASFISGEVYGVTGGAGIA, translated from the coding sequence ATGACCGATCGGCTCACTCTCCAGGACCCGCGTGTCCAATATCCCCGACCGCCCTTTCCGCGCCAGCCCCAGCCTGTGCCAGGTCTCGCCACGCAGATGGATCCCAAGCCTGATCATGGAGAGAAAAGCTACAGGGGCTCAGGCAAGCTGACCGGCCGCAAGGCGCTGGTCACAGGTGGGGATTCCGGCATCGGCCGGGCTGCCGCCATTGCCTTTGCCCGCGAAGGCGCGGATGTGGCGATCGTCTACCTGCCCGGCGAGGAAAGCGATGCGAAAGAGGTTGTCGCTCTGATCGAGGCCGACGGCCGCAAGGCCGTTGCGCTGCCCGGCGATGTAACGGACGAAGCGTTCTGCCGCCAACTGGTCGCAAATGCCGTTGAGGGTCTGGGCGGCCTCGATGTGCTGGTCATCAACGCAGGCCGCCAGCAGAATCGTGAGGATATCTCGAAGGTCACCTCCGAAGATTTCGACAAGACGCTCAAGACCAATCTTTATGCGCTGCACTGGATCGCTCAGGCCGCCATGCCGCATCTGAAAGCCGGGGCCTCGATCATCACGACGGCCTCGATCCAGGCTTATGAACCCTCAGCCATTCTGCTCGACTACGCGACGACCAAAGCGGGTATCGTCGCCTATACCAAGGCGCTCGCCAAGCAGACCATTGAGAAGGGCATTCGTGCCAACGTCGTGGCGCCCGGACCTTTCTGGACGGCTCTGCAGTCGAGCGGAGGTCAGCCGCCTGAGGCGGTCATGAAATTCGGCGAGGAAAGTGTTTACGGCCGCCCGGGTCAGCCGGTCGAGATCGCACCTGTCTATGTCCTGCTGGCCTCGCAGGAAGCGAGCTTCATCAGTGGTGAGGTCTATGGCGTGACGGGCGGCGCCGGAATCGCCTGA
- a CDS encoding PRC-barrel domain-containing protein — protein sequence MILDDLPAWIAPAATMIAAIMTAANLGARVTGWSFVVFTLGSVCWSWVGIASGQTNLLASNGLLTIVNLVGIWRWLGRQRAYEDGGKSAADASRRSAHPTLFAGTQVDGMEVRDCEGNGVGQAVEALISCKDGLLSYIVVRSGGIGGMGEDLRAVPRAHVTFSCDHVTLRWDSTWFASLGTLQDGRWPVIPDVPAPAESDGS from the coding sequence ATGATCCTCGATGACCTGCCTGCCTGGATCGCACCGGCGGCCACCATGATCGCGGCCATCATGACAGCCGCCAATCTTGGGGCGCGCGTTACCGGGTGGAGCTTTGTCGTCTTTACCCTCGGCTCGGTCTGCTGGTCATGGGTCGGCATTGCCTCAGGCCAGACCAATCTGCTTGCCAGCAATGGATTACTCACCATCGTCAATCTTGTGGGCATCTGGCGCTGGCTGGGGCGTCAGCGTGCCTATGAGGATGGCGGCAAGTCAGCGGCCGATGCGAGCCGACGCTCGGCCCATCCAACGCTGTTTGCCGGGACGCAGGTCGACGGCATGGAGGTTCGCGATTGCGAGGGTAACGGCGTGGGGCAGGCCGTTGAGGCGCTCATCTCCTGCAAAGATGGGTTGCTCAGCTACATCGTGGTGAGATCGGGAGGCATTGGCGGCATGGGCGAAGATCTACGGGCCGTCCCCCGGGCCCATGTGACCTTTTCCTGCGACCACGTCACTCTGCGCTGGGACAGCACATGGTTTGCGTCGCTTGGAACGCTTCAGGACGGGCGGTGGCCGGTGATACCCGACGTCCCGGCGCCGGCTGAGAGCGATGGTAGCTGA
- a CDS encoding NAD(P)/FAD-dependent oxidoreductase: MAKDDEDVLDCLVIGAGPAGLTAAIYLARFRLQLRVVDAGKSRAAMIPRMHNHAGFPGGIAGSELLARMRKQAVLFGVNVTAGLVESLALKDGIFTARVADGLLRARTVLLATGVVNNSPRIAPEIHETALARGQLRYCPVCDGFEVTDKRIAVIGTQTHGVNEALFLRMYSPDITLIAPDGEHALSREDQANLAQAGIEIVHGPCGAMRVEGERMIVPVRDATLTFDTVYPALGSVIRSELALMLGAEASEEGCLVVDSHQRTSVPGLYAAGDVARGLDQISHAMGEAGVAATTIRNDLAKSRALYR, translated from the coding sequence ATGGCGAAGGATGATGAGGACGTTCTGGATTGTCTGGTGATCGGAGCAGGTCCGGCAGGGCTGACGGCCGCGATCTATCTGGCCAGGTTTCGTCTCCAGCTCAGAGTGGTCGATGCCGGGAAAAGCCGGGCGGCGATGATCCCGCGCATGCACAATCATGCAGGGTTTCCCGGCGGGATCGCCGGCAGCGAACTCTTGGCCCGGATGCGGAAGCAGGCAGTTTTATTTGGCGTAAACGTAACTGCCGGGCTGGTCGAGAGCCTGGCCCTGAAGGACGGCATCTTTACCGCCCGGGTCGCCGACGGCCTCCTTCGGGCAAGAACCGTGCTTCTCGCGACCGGTGTGGTCAACAATTCACCCCGGATCGCTCCGGAAATCCATGAGACAGCCCTCGCGCGTGGGCAGCTGCGCTATTGCCCGGTGTGTGACGGCTTTGAAGTGACCGACAAGCGCATCGCGGTCATCGGGACGCAGACGCATGGGGTCAATGAGGCCCTGTTCCTGCGTATGTATTCGCCGGACATCACGCTGATAGCGCCCGACGGTGAGCACGCCCTGAGCAGGGAAGATCAGGCGAACCTCGCGCAGGCCGGCATAGAGATTGTGCATGGGCCGTGCGGCGCCATGAGGGTCGAGGGCGAGCGCATGATCGTACCGGTTCGCGATGCCACGCTCACTTTCGATACTGTGTATCCAGCCCTTGGGTCGGTGATCCGGTCTGAGCTGGCGCTGATGCTTGGCGCGGAGGCAAGCGAGGAAGGATGCCTCGTCGTCGACAGCCACCAGCGCACCAGCGTTCCTGGCCTCTATGCCGCCGGCGATGTCGCCAGGGGTCTCGATCAGATCAGCCATGCGATGGGCGAGGCTGGCGTGGCCGCCACAACCATCCGCAATGATCTGGCGAAAAGCCGTGCCCTGTACCGTTAA
- a CDS encoding hybrid sensor histidine kinase/response regulator has product MLVQSVTDYAIYMLDPDGIVTSWNAGAERFKGYTPDEIIGQHFSRFYGEEDRDSGLPQRALATAAKEGRFEAEGWRIRKDGTRFWADVVLDRITDPQGSLVGFAKITRDLTLRRAAEEELRRSEERFRLLVQSVTDYAIYMLDLDGHVTSWNAGAERFKGYRADEIIGEHFARFYPPEDREAGAPARALATAREAGRFEAEGWRHRKDGSRFWASVVIDPVRSEAGELIGFAKITRDLTERRKSQQALEQAQQAFFQSQKMEAIGQLTGGVAHDFNNLLAAIVGSVDIAKRRLAEGKDATRFLDNALQAAERGATQTQRMLAFARKQDMQLTKVDVAALVRGMADLIERTIGSNITIDTQFPLMLKAIHADPAQLELALLNLVVNARDAMPEGGRILIAAQKVQVQVENGLTPGEYVRLFIEDEGSGMDEETRAKAIEPFFTTKGVGKGTGLGLSMVAGMAEQFGGRLSLDSVVGEGTTVSLWLPVAKDTALEAARPVAVARSDGPRGALTMLAVDDDDIVLVNTAAMLSHLGHTVLNATSGAQALRLLAEHTVDVLLTDYAMPGMTGAELADAALAGWPDLKVVVVTGYAELPTGVTLRFPRLSKPFRQSDLEVALARLPRSPADPANVVDLRPRR; this is encoded by the coding sequence ATGCTCGTTCAGAGCGTAACCGATTATGCCATCTACATGCTCGATCCAGACGGTATCGTCACGAGCTGGAACGCGGGGGCCGAGCGGTTCAAGGGCTATACGCCCGATGAAATCATCGGCCAGCATTTCTCGCGCTTTTACGGTGAGGAGGATCGAGATTCGGGCTTGCCCCAGCGGGCGCTGGCGACCGCCGCAAAAGAGGGTCGCTTTGAAGCCGAGGGATGGCGGATCCGCAAGGACGGTACCCGGTTTTGGGCCGATGTCGTGCTCGATCGCATCACCGACCCGCAAGGCTCGCTGGTCGGCTTTGCCAAGATCACCCGCGACCTGACCCTGCGTCGGGCGGCAGAGGAGGAATTGCGGCGCAGTGAGGAGCGTTTTCGCCTGCTGGTCCAGAGTGTTACCGATTACGCGATCTACATGCTCGACCTTGACGGGCACGTGACGAGCTGGAACGCCGGGGCCGAGCGTTTCAAGGGTTACCGCGCCGACGAAATCATCGGCGAGCATTTCGCGCGCTTCTATCCGCCCGAAGATCGGGAAGCCGGCGCGCCTGCGCGCGCGCTGGCGACCGCGCGGGAGGCCGGTCGCTTCGAAGCCGAGGGCTGGCGCCATCGCAAGGACGGATCGCGCTTCTGGGCCAGCGTCGTTATCGATCCGGTGAGAAGCGAAGCAGGCGAGCTGATCGGGTTCGCCAAGATCACCCGTGACCTCACCGAGCGCCGAAAATCGCAGCAGGCGCTCGAGCAGGCCCAGCAGGCCTTTTTCCAGTCGCAGAAGATGGAGGCGATCGGTCAGCTCACCGGCGGCGTCGCCCATGATTTCAACAACCTCCTCGCCGCCATAGTTGGTAGCGTCGATATCGCCAAACGCAGGTTGGCCGAGGGCAAGGATGCGACGCGCTTCCTCGATAACGCGCTCCAGGCAGCAGAGCGGGGCGCCACGCAGACCCAGCGTATGCTGGCGTTCGCGCGCAAGCAGGATATGCAGCTTACCAAGGTCGACGTTGCCGCCCTGGTGCGCGGGATGGCCGATCTGATCGAGCGCACGATCGGCTCCAACATCACGATCGACACGCAGTTTCCCCTCATGCTCAAGGCCATCCACGCCGACCCGGCGCAGCTCGAGCTGGCTCTGCTCAATCTGGTCGTCAACGCGCGCGATGCCATGCCCGAGGGCGGACGCATCCTGATCGCGGCCCAAAAAGTACAGGTGCAGGTTGAGAATGGACTTACGCCCGGGGAATATGTCCGCCTGTTTATCGAGGATGAAGGCTCCGGGATGGATGAGGAGACCCGCGCCAAAGCCATCGAGCCCTTTTTCACCACCAAAGGCGTCGGCAAAGGCACGGGGCTTGGCCTCTCCATGGTCGCGGGAATGGCCGAGCAGTTTGGCGGCAGGCTCTCACTCGACAGCGTGGTGGGAGAGGGCACCACCGTCAGCCTCTGGCTGCCGGTTGCCAAGGATACAGCGCTCGAGGCTGCGCGACCTGTGGCGGTCGCCAGGTCCGACGGCCCACGAGGTGCGTTGACCATGCTTGCGGTCGATGACGATGACATCGTGCTCGTCAACACCGCTGCGATGCTGTCCCATCTGGGTCATACGGTGCTTAACGCGACGTCTGGAGCTCAGGCCCTGCGCCTTCTGGCCGAGCATACGGTCGATGTGCTGCTCACCGACTATGCCATGCCTGGCATGACCGGCGCCGAGCTGGCCGATGCGGCCCTGGCGGGATGGCCCGACCTGAAAGTTGTTGTGGTGACGGGCTACGCCGAGCTGCCAACGGGCGTGACGCTGCGCTTCCCCCGCTTGAGCAAGCCTTTCCGACAGTCTGATCTGGAGGTTGCCCTTGCAAGGCTGCCGAGATCACCAGCAGATCCGGCCAACGTCGTGGACTTGCGGCCCCGTCGTTAG
- a CDS encoding YihY/virulence factor BrkB family protein codes for MPILIFNMLRVSAWLSHPWPHAMKKRVRLPLSGWKKVFLQSWREAGEHNIGLIAAGVAFYGFLALVPLLAAVILTYGMFAEPGTVVHDVKRLAAVMPADAARLIGQQLMELVKASDGKKGLGVVAALAIALFGARNGAASIITALNVAFEVKEHRSFVAVNGLALAITGAAVVTVILGLIAIAALGHLEHLLPTLPEAVLLLGKIVSYALLTGVGMAAAATLYRYGPALDHIRWSWITPGSVLASVSWLVVSLGFGAYAAGIGHYNATYGSLSAVIVVLTWFYSSSYALLFGAELNSERIKINRSAPHKVIQEWNADKATDGRVTTAPALALQSTERPELRMGDVGEVLPLSLAAMGLSLIRSRAGNGKGFALIALGAAAEFLQRRKKTRG; via the coding sequence ATGCCTATTTTGATCTTCAACATGTTAAGGGTTTCAGCATGGCTCTCTCATCCCTGGCCTCACGCAATGAAGAAGAGAGTCCGATTGCCGTTGTCAGGCTGGAAGAAGGTCTTCCTGCAAAGTTGGCGTGAAGCGGGCGAGCACAACATAGGTCTGATCGCCGCCGGCGTCGCGTTTTATGGCTTTCTGGCGTTGGTCCCCCTCCTTGCCGCCGTCATCCTGACCTATGGCATGTTTGCCGAGCCTGGAACCGTCGTTCACGACGTCAAAAGGCTGGCAGCGGTCATGCCCGCCGATGCCGCCCGTCTGATCGGACAGCAGCTTATGGAGCTGGTCAAAGCCTCCGACGGCAAAAAAGGACTCGGCGTCGTTGCCGCCCTGGCGATCGCCTTGTTTGGCGCCCGCAATGGAGCCGCCTCAATCATCACCGCTCTCAATGTCGCGTTCGAGGTCAAGGAGCATCGCAGTTTCGTGGCCGTGAACGGCCTGGCGCTCGCGATTACCGGAGCGGCCGTGGTAACGGTGATCCTGGGACTGATAGCCATTGCCGCCCTCGGCCACCTTGAGCACCTCCTGCCCACCTTGCCGGAAGCGGTTTTGCTGCTTGGAAAGATAGTCTCCTATGCCCTGCTCACCGGCGTAGGAATGGCCGCGGCTGCGACGCTTTACCGCTATGGCCCGGCGCTCGATCACATACGCTGGTCCTGGATAACGCCCGGGTCGGTCCTGGCATCAGTCAGCTGGCTGGTTGTGAGCCTGGGCTTTGGCGCCTACGCCGCCGGAATTGGCCACTACAACGCAACTTACGGCTCCCTCAGCGCAGTCATTGTCGTGCTGACCTGGTTCTATTCTTCGAGCTACGCTCTGCTCTTCGGGGCCGAACTGAATTCGGAACGCATCAAGATCAATCGGTCAGCGCCGCACAAAGTGATCCAGGAATGGAATGCTGACAAGGCTACCGACGGTCGAGTCACAACCGCTCCGGCACTCGCGCTTCAATCAACGGAACGACCCGAATTGCGAATGGGCGACGTCGGCGAGGTGCTCCCGCTTTCTCTTGCAGCGATGGGCCTTTCGTTGATCAGGAGCCGCGCGGGAAACGGCAAAGGATTTGCGCTGATTGCTTTGGGTGCCGCGGCTGAGTTTCTCCAGCGGCGCAAGAAGACGAGGGGTTAA
- a CDS encoding DUF1810 domain-containing protein has translation MAGLKADDPFDLDRFVEAQTAIYDTALGEIRQGDKRSHWMWFIFPQIVGLGTSPMAQRYALESLDEARAYLDHALLGHRYRECVGALQALSERDAEAVFGPVDALKLRSSLTLFVKASGDSLIEDALQEWFGQSDPETLKRL, from the coding sequence ATGGCTGGACTAAAGGCAGATGACCCGTTTGATCTGGATCGCTTCGTCGAGGCACAGACCGCGATCTACGACACCGCGCTTGGTGAGATCCGGCAGGGCGATAAACGGAGCCACTGGATGTGGTTTATATTCCCCCAGATCGTTGGACTGGGGACAAGCCCGATGGCGCAGCGCTACGCGCTCGAATCCCTGGATGAAGCCCGGGCCTATCTCGATCACGCTCTTCTCGGCCACCGATACCGCGAATGTGTCGGGGCTCTTCAGGCATTGTCCGAGCGCGATGCCGAAGCAGTCTTTGGGCCGGTGGATGCTCTGAAGCTACGCTCGTCGCTCACGTTATTTGTCAAGGCCTCAGGTGACAGTCTGATTGAGGATGCGCTCCAAGAGTGGTTCGGGCAATCCGATCCCGAGACCCTGAAGCGGCTTTGA
- a CDS encoding glycoside hydrolase family 15 protein — MTAPSGTRRDGWLELSDYAALGDGRSVALSGADGSIDWWCVPNMDAPPMFDRLLWPDEGGRFSITPDSPFTTRQSYRPGSNVHETLFSTETGTARLVESLNSGPAGRLPWCELARRIEGVEGHVSFIVEIRIGTRANSCSPYLVRTANGTVFHAGTVLGLIRHGKKLHVEQDEDLIFRGRLSLAAGESEIVAVVAGDDEPMVVPTIAQIDARVETSHREWRQWSEGLRYDGPFREQVLSSALALKLLLYSPSGAITAAATTSLPEKIGGPKNFDYRYAWVRDAGYTIKAFLLIGAQPEAKAAFTWLIKRLDEHGARVCYTLGGDMVPDARDIDLPGYRESQPVRRGNIATDQHQHGIYGDIFEVAAAFVAHGNVLDDRSARVLSQLADQCADSWMQKDSGIWELPELRHYTMSKISCWQALARAVELARDGHIADRCVPRWERVRDRIEKWIGEHCWSSEHQSYVAWAGSHELDASLALAVPFGFDGAERLSLTLDAIDRVLGSNGLHRRLTSIKDEEGCFLACSFWVVSAKAALGRKAEARSQFESLLYRIGDHGQTLPEMIDPETGGFLGNMPQGLSHLALIHAAASLG, encoded by the coding sequence ATGACGGCCCCCTCCGGCACGCGCCGTGACGGGTGGCTCGAACTGAGCGATTATGCTGCGCTTGGTGACGGCCGCTCAGTGGCTCTGTCGGGCGCCGATGGATCTATCGACTGGTGGTGTGTCCCCAATATGGACGCACCGCCGATGTTCGACCGGCTGCTCTGGCCTGACGAAGGTGGTCGTTTTTCGATCACGCCTGATAGCCCTTTCACAACCCGGCAATCCTATCGCCCGGGGAGCAATGTGCATGAAACATTGTTTTCGACGGAAACAGGAACGGCTCGGCTCGTCGAATCCTTGAACAGCGGCCCGGCAGGGCGGCTCCCATGGTGCGAACTCGCCAGGCGGATCGAAGGTGTGGAAGGCCATGTATCGTTCATCGTTGAAATCAGGATCGGTACGCGAGCCAACAGCTGCAGTCCCTATCTCGTGCGCACCGCCAATGGGACGGTTTTCCATGCGGGGACCGTGCTCGGCCTCATCCGGCATGGTAAAAAGCTGCATGTCGAGCAGGATGAGGATTTGATCTTTCGGGGTCGGCTGTCCCTGGCGGCCGGAGAAAGCGAGATCGTTGCTGTGGTCGCCGGGGATGACGAGCCCATGGTGGTGCCCACAATCGCCCAGATCGACGCGCGAGTCGAAACCTCGCACAGGGAGTGGCGGCAATGGAGCGAAGGTCTGCGCTATGACGGTCCGTTTCGGGAGCAGGTCCTGAGCAGCGCTTTGGCGCTCAAACTTCTGCTTTACTCGCCATCCGGCGCCATCACCGCTGCCGCGACCACGTCCCTGCCGGAAAAGATCGGCGGTCCCAAAAACTTCGACTATCGCTACGCTTGGGTCAGGGACGCTGGATACACGATCAAGGCTTTCCTGCTGATCGGCGCACAGCCGGAGGCAAAGGCCGCCTTCACCTGGCTGATCAAAAGGCTCGATGAGCACGGCGCTCGAGTGTGCTACACGCTGGGCGGCGATATGGTGCCCGATGCTCGGGACATCGACCTGCCCGGCTACCGCGAGTCTCAGCCGGTGCGGCGCGGCAACATCGCCACCGATCAGCACCAGCACGGAATTTACGGTGACATCTTCGAAGTCGCGGCCGCCTTTGTCGCCCATGGCAATGTGCTGGATGATCGCTCCGCGCGTGTCCTCTCTCAGCTTGCCGACCAATGTGCCGACAGCTGGATGCAAAAAGACAGCGGAATCTGGGAGCTACCGGAACTGCGCCATTACACCATGTCCAAAATCAGCTGCTGGCAGGCCCTGGCGCGCGCGGTTGAGCTGGCGCGGGATGGTCATATCGCGGATCGCTGTGTGCCGCGCTGGGAGCGGGTGCGGGACCGCATCGAAAAGTGGATCGGTGAGCATTGCTGGTCTTCTGAGCATCAGAGCTATGTCGCCTGGGCGGGAAGCCACGAACTCGATGCCTCCCTTGCTCTTGCCGTCCCTTTTGGTTTTGACGGTGCAGAGCGCCTGTCGCTCACCCTTGACGCCATTGATCGCGTGCTGGGATCGAACGGCCTTCATCGTCGGCTCACCAGCATCAAGGACGAAGAAGGTTGCTTTCTGGCATGCAGTTTCTGGGTGGTATCCGCCAAAGCGGCGCTCGGGCGTAAAGCGGAGGCACGCAGCCAATTTGAGTCACTCCTCTATCGGATTGGCGACCATGGCCAGACACTACCCGAGATGATCGACCCCGAGACCGGCGGCTTCCTCGGCAACATGCCTCAGGGGCTGAGCCATCTTGCCTTGATCCACGCCGCAGCATCGCTCGGTTGA